A stretch of Paracoccus sp. MA DNA encodes these proteins:
- a CDS encoding DUF2312 domain-containing protein: protein MQDDNAYGIAAGELRQFIEQYEQLEAEKKDVTEQQKELMAEAKARGYDTKVMRKVIALRKRDKDDIAEEEAILEMYKAALGMA, encoded by the coding sequence ATGCAGGACGACAACGCCTATGGCATCGCCGCCGGCGAGCTGCGCCAGTTCATCGAGCAATACGAGCAGCTCGAGGCGGAAAAGAAGGACGTGACCGAGCAGCAGAAGGAGCTGATGGCCGAGGCCAAGGCGCGCGGCTACGACACCAAGGTCATGCGCAAGGTCATCGCGCTGCGCAAGCGCGACAAGGACGACATTGCCGAGGAAGAGGCGATCCTGGAAATGTACAAGGCCGCGCTCGGCATGGCCTGA